In one window of Gossypium hirsutum isolate 1008001.06 chromosome A01, Gossypium_hirsutum_v2.1, whole genome shotgun sequence DNA:
- the LOC107917932 gene encoding uncharacterized protein, with translation MIQNTKKQKKGSISEEDISTLLQRYTATTVLALLQEVAQFPGVKLDWNALIKKTSTGISNAREYQMLWRHLAYRDVLLEKLEDGAAPLDDDSDLEYELEPCPSVSSETSAEAAACVKVLIASGLPNDSSLANSSMVDAPLTINIPNARSFRVSSENLQPTCSMPGTNITVPVSVQKKILPSVTLAETMEGNGPAGANLPARRKRKPWSEAEDLELIAAVQKCGVGNWANILRGDFKGDRTASQLAQRWTVIKKRCGNLNVEGNSAIPQLSEAQLATRSALSLALDMPDKNLTAACTNNPGLKIMSSSAPPTAGGEASVQAQSQVQQGPLASVEAQIQSQQGPIASVSSRNRSQEGPITSASPQNPSQQGPVASVQVPNQSQQGSMPTKTSPRGSSGSTLKSRVTLKKAPAKPFSTTGSILDATAVAAGARIGSPEAAASLLKAAQSKNAIHIMTTGGSSVKPVIPSGTSSQYVCTGLTAEAHSSPVTSSTLHPGSVKPATQRVELTSSVSLSINAPMQQCNAVTSGTAVEVSPKEDLEIKGSVSDSLPKEQVRENRAYVSKNERGEEVKDHKEALTNPGSELRNIVAEAEHPNEKLMVDGDQVGVKANPVEESVNASDSKDCLLVKKSTTQPTTEESCRNHSMTEMPAKASSLSDGCAKNLEVLSTAETGRAT, from the exons ATGATTCAAAATACCAAGAAACAGAAAAAAGGTTCAATTAGTGAGGAAGATATCTCTACTCTTTTACAAAG GTATACAGCAACTACTGTTTTGGCACTGTTGCAAGAAGTTGCGCAATTTCCTGGGGTAAAGTTGGATTGGAATGCTTTAATCAAGAAGACTTCTACTGGCATTTCGAATGCGAGAGAGTACCAGATGTTGTGGCGCCATTTGGCCTACAGAGACGTTTTGCTTGAAAAATTGGAAGATGGGGCCGCTCCCTTG GATGATGACAGCGACTTAGAATATGAATTGGAACCTTGCCCTTCTGTTAGTAGTGAAACTTCAGCAGAAGCTGCTGCATGTGTGAAG GTACTGATTGCTTCTGGCTTGCCAAATGACTCAAGTCTTGCAAATAGCTCAATGGTGGATGCTCCATTAACAATAAATATACCTAATGCGAGGTCATTTAGAGTGTCTTCCGAAAATTTGCAGCCCACTTGCTCAATGCCAGGGACGAACATTACTGTTCCAGTTTCTGTTCAGAAAAAGATTCTACCTTCAGTGACATTGGCTGAAACAATGGAAGGAAATGGACCAGCTGGTGCAAACCTGCCTGCTCGCAGGAAAAGAAAACCTTGGTCAGAAGCAGAGGATTTGGAACTTATTGCGGCTGTGCAGAAATGCGGTGTTGGGAATTGGGCAAACATCTTACGAGGAGACTTCAAGGGAGATAGGACTGCTTCACAGTTGGCTCAG AGGTGGACTGTTATTAAGAAGCGATGTGGCAACTTAAATGTGGAAGGAAACTCAGCAATTCCCCAGCTTTCTGAGGCACAGTTGGCAACTCGTAGTGCCTTGTCCTTAGCCCTTGATATGCCAGATAAAAATTTAACTGCGGCTTGTACAAATAACCCTG GTTTGAAGATCATGTCCAGCTCTGCACCTCCAACTGCTGGTGGTGAAGCTTCTGTTCAAGCCCAAAGCCAGGTCCAACAAGGTCCCCTTGCTTCTGTTGAAGCCCAAATTCAGTCTCAACAAGGCCCTATTGCTTCTGTCTCATCCCGTAATCGATCTCAAGAGGGTCCTATTACTTCTGCATCTCCCCAAAATCCATCCCAGCAAGGTCCTGTTGCTTCAGTCCAAGTCCCAAATCAGTCTCAACAAGGTTCCATGCCTACAAAAACCTCCCCCAGGGGATCGTCTGGTTCTACTTTGAAATCTCGGGTTACCTTGAAAAAGGCCCCAGCAAAACCTTTTTCCACCACAGGTTCGATCCTAGATGCCACTGCAGTTGCTGCTGGGGCCCGCATCGGTAGCCCAGAGGCTGCTGCATCACTGCTGAAGGCTGCTCAATCCAAAAATGCAATTCATATTATGACTACTGGTGGCTCTTCTGTTAAACCTGTCATACCAAGTGGAACCTCTTCCCAATATGTTTGTACTGGCTTAACAGCTGAAGCACACTCTTCTCCTGTTACATCTTCTACCTTGCATCCTGGTTCAGTAAAACCTGCAACGCAGAGAGTTGAGCTTACTTCATCTGTTTCTTTGTCAATAAATGCACCAATGCAGCAGTGTAATGCTGTTACATCTGGTACAGCTGTTGAAGTTTCTCCAAAGGAAGATCTAGAGATCAAGGGTTCTGTGTCAGACAGTTTGCCCAAAGAGCAGGTACGGGAAAATAGAGCATATGTTTCAAAAAATGAACGAGGTGAGGAAGTTAAAGATCATAAAGAAGCCTTGACAAACCCAGGATCTGAGTTGAGGAATATCGTGGCTGAAGCTGAACATCCTAACGAGAAATTAATGGTTGACGGTGATCAAGTAGGTGTCAAAGCAAACCCGGTCGAAGAGAGTGTAAATGCCAGTGATAGTAAGGATTGCTTATTGGTTAAGAAAAGCACAACTCAGCCTACAACTGAAGAGAGTTGCAGGAATCATAGCATGACTGAGATGCCGGCTAAAGCCAGCTCTTTAAGTGATGGATGCGCAAAGAATCTTGAAGTTTTGAGCACAGCAGAAACTGGCCGAGCTACATAG
- the LOC121212503 gene encoding protein NETWORKED 2A: MAYDIDNEANQREDTEASDQQDKHKHISSTTELDSMAHNINNEENESQDLEAPQKEIEEKLQVDLNESLTMLELVKKIDDLVKRVICLEAAIFSEKALVKWLKSEADELQEQFKTLEEDKQALIEGSDAMKKRIDELEGELSRVKDLVKTVLDQNNSLKTHFTEAIYTGNKLEEDKNVSAEGENNVDVESSYNKADGDSEKGQELEGTNKAEKEYFPETESIVPDTELEELESDEEEQPNWRQLYLKGQDDREKILRDEYSSVLKNYKELRKKLNDVDKKNRDGFFEMALQIKELKYAVIVRDQEIHSLRQRLCSVVEYNKDGESVEHEGTQRSTSPESNLTEFIHPSPIDEEADETVVEQTAQGRFKESAKKMGEQIKSDAVSEIEDKIRLGIDDLLEENLVFWLRFSTSIHQIQKYQTSVKDLKAELSKLREKIHQEGSGGKMKSEVCPIFSHLREIKTELTLWLENNEVLKDEVQDRHFSLCNFQDEIARVTNVTNRGRETGISEYQAAKFQGEVLNMKQEIKKVGDELNAGFTRAGQLKQEVEKITADLEKELSSSTSSQFQSKSWQPRVPMQSFLFGIKFKNRRKTKKSLQKQLSYIIEPKEPSG, translated from the exons ATGGCCTACGATATTGACAATGAAGCAAACCAGAGAGAAGATACGGAAGCATCAGATCAGCAAGATAAGCATAAGCACATTAGCTCAACTACGGAGCTTGACAGCATGGCCCACAATATCAACAATGAAGAAAACGAGAGCCAAGATTTGGAAGCACCGCAAAAGGAGATCGAAGAAAAACTTCAAGTAGACTTGAATGAATCTCTTACAATGCTGGAGCTTGTTAAGAAAATTGATGACCTTGTGAAAAGAGTTATTTGTTTGGAAGCTGCCATCTTTTCCGAAAAAGCTTTGGTAAAGTGGTTGAAATCAGAAGCAGATGAACTCCAGGAACAGTTTAAGACCCTGGAAGAAGACAAGCAAGCACTGATCGAAGGTTCAGACGCCATGAAAAAGAGGATAGACGAGTTGGAAGGGGAACTAAGTAGAGTTAAAGACCTGGTAAAAACAGTTTTAGACCAAAATAACAGCCTCAAAACTCATTTCACTGAAGCAATCT ACACGGGAAATAAATTGGAAGAGGACAAAAATGTTTCAGCTGAAGGAGAAAACAATGTTGATGTTGAATCAAGCTATAATAAGGCTGATGGTGATTCGGAAAAGGGTCAGGAACTGGAGGGTACAAACAAAGCTGAGAAGGAATACTTTCCCGAGACGGAGAGCATTGTCCCTGATACTGAGCTGGAGGAACTCGAGAGCGATGAAGAAGAGCAACCAAACTGGAGGCAACTATACTTGAAAGGACAGGATGACAGGGAAAAGATTTTACGAGACGAGTACTCATCTGTACTTAAGAATTATAAGGAGCTAAGAAAGAAGCTTAATGATGTAGACAAGAAAAACCGCGACGGTTTCTTTGAAATGGCATTGCAGATAAAGGAACTCAAGTATGCAGTTATCGTGAGAGATCAAGAGATTCATTCATTACGTCAAAGATTATGTTCTGTTGTTGAATATAACAAGGATGGAGAGTCGGTAGAACATGAAGGAACCCAGAGAAGCACAAGCCCAGAATCTAACCTAACAGAGTTCATTCATCCATCGCCAATAGATGAGGAAGCCGATGAAACAGTAGTTGAACAAACTGCACAAGGAAGATTCAAAGAATCTGCAAAGAAAATGGGAGAACAGATAAAATCCGATGCTGTTTCAGAAATAGAAGATAAAATCAGATTAGGTATCGATGACTTGTTGGAGGAAAACCTGGTGTTCTGGTTGAGGTTCAGCACATCAATTCATCAGATACAGAAATATCAAACTTCAGTCAAGGACTTGAAAGCAGAGTTATCAAAGTTGAGAGAAAAGATTCATCAAGAAGGAAGCGGAGGGAAGATGAAATCGGAAGTGTGCCCCATCTTTTCTCACTTGAGAGAAATAAAAACTGAATTAACATTATGGTTGGAAAACAATGAAGTGTTGAAAGACGAAGTCCAAGATAGACATTTCTCGTTGTGCAACTTCCAAGATGAGATAGCAAGAGTTACCAATGTGACCAACCGTGGTAGAGAAACTGGGATCAGTGAATATCAGGCTGCCAAGTTTCAAGGTGAGGTTCTCAACATGAAACAGGAAATCAAAAAAGTTGGCGATGAACTGAATGCAGGCTTCACTCGTGCGGGGCAACTCAAGCAGGAAGTCGAGAAAATAACAGCAGATTTGGAGAAAGAACTCAGCTCCTCAACATCTTCACAATTCCAGTCAAAATCCTGGCAGCCTCGAGTTCCTATGCAATCTTTCTTATTCGGAATAAAGTTTAAGAACAGAAGGAAGACAAAGAAATCATTGCAGAAACAGCTCAGTTACATAATAGAACCTAAAGAACCTTCAGGATAG